From a region of the Armatimonas rosea genome:
- a CDS encoding radical SAM protein, whose amino-acid sequence MTPLPLTPYPELPAERTRWILERRGPKKTHDPTRPYGCFVEEEPGPDGTLWECHTLLLTNRECAFRCLMCDLWQDTLDTPTAPGAIAAQLASLQPPSPRRVPSGCGESRRYALKLYNAGSFFDPGQVPVEDYAAIAAAAKPFDRVIVESHTAFLRGAHAARVLAFQAAIAPATLEVAIGLETVHPQALEKLNKRMTVEEFQAAAAFLAENAIALRVFLLVRPPFLSEEEGVAWGCRSLDTAAACGATFAALLPVRAGNGALEALAAQGHYAPPNLVSVETCLRYGQSLSTTMRVTADLWDIEPFVRTAADRACVERIRALNRNGT is encoded by the coding sequence ATGACCCCGCTCCCTCTCACGCCCTACCCGGAGCTCCCCGCCGAGCGAACGCGCTGGATCCTGGAGCGCCGCGGCCCCAAAAAGACCCACGACCCCACGCGGCCCTACGGCTGCTTTGTCGAGGAGGAGCCCGGCCCCGATGGGACGCTCTGGGAGTGCCACACGCTGCTGCTGACCAACCGGGAGTGCGCCTTCCGCTGCTTGATGTGTGACCTCTGGCAGGACACGCTCGACACGCCCACCGCACCTGGTGCTATCGCCGCCCAGCTCGCGAGCCTCCAGCCCCCTAGCCCCCGCCGGGTACCCTCTGGGTGTGGGGAATCTAGGCGGTATGCGCTGAAGCTCTACAACGCGGGGAGCTTCTTCGACCCAGGACAAGTGCCGGTCGAGGACTACGCGGCTATCGCGGCTGCGGCCAAGCCGTTCGACCGGGTGATTGTGGAGAGCCACACGGCGTTTCTGCGGGGCGCCCACGCCGCGCGGGTGCTGGCCTTTCAAGCCGCGATCGCACCCGCAACGCTTGAGGTGGCGATTGGGCTAGAGACGGTCCACCCGCAGGCTCTCGAAAAACTCAATAAGCGCATGACGGTCGAGGAGTTCCAGGCCGCGGCGGCGTTTCTGGCGGAGAATGCAATCGCGCTTCGGGTGTTTCTGCTGGTGCGCCCGCCGTTTCTGAGCGAGGAAGAGGGCGTCGCGTGGGGCTGCCGCTCCCTAGACACTGCGGCGGCGTGCGGCGCGACCTTTGCGGCGCTGCTCCCCGTGCGGGCGGGCAATGGCGCCCTGGAGGCGCTGGCCGCACAGGGCCACTACGCTCCCCCAAACCTGGTCAGTGTTGAGACCTGCCTGCGCTACGGCCAGAGCCTGAGCACGACGATGCGGGTCACCGCCGATCTCTGGGATATCGAGCCCTTTGTCCGCACCGCTGCCGACCGGGCCTGTGTGGAGCGCATCCGAGCCCTCAACCGCAACGGAACCTAG
- a CDS encoding GNAT family N-acetyltransferase, producing MVSPLSGLLVRPLTPADSALLSEALYHSLYTSPGEPPLPRELLLLPELARYTEGWGQRFGDQGMLAWRTPQTSIGAAWLRLFSHDAPGYGYVDDLTPELVVSVQPAWRGFGVGTQLILATLEQARPQFPAVSLSVTPGNPAVRLYERLGFEIVRVGPNDITMRRAL from the coding sequence ATGGTCTCGCCACTCTCGGGTCTTCTTGTGCGTCCCCTCACCCCCGCAGACTCCGCCCTGCTCTCTGAGGCACTCTACCACTCTCTCTACACCTCACCTGGCGAGCCTCCCCTGCCCCGTGAGCTCTTGCTCCTGCCAGAGCTGGCACGCTACACCGAGGGCTGGGGGCAGCGCTTTGGGGACCAGGGGATGCTGGCTTGGAGGACCCCCCAGACCAGTATCGGGGCGGCCTGGCTGCGCCTCTTCTCGCACGATGCACCCGGCTACGGCTATGTCGATGACCTCACCCCGGAGCTGGTGGTCTCCGTGCAGCCTGCCTGGCGCGGCTTTGGGGTCGGGACCCAGCTAATCTTGGCGACCCTGGAGCAGGCACGCCCCCAGTTTCCCGCGGTGAGCCTGAGTGTTACCCCCGGCAACCCCGCTGTCCGCCTCTACGAGCGCCTTGGCTTTGAGATTGTCCGTGTTGGCCCCAACGATATCACCATGCGCCGCGCCCTCTAG
- a CDS encoding ADP-ribosylglycohydrolase family protein encodes MDENKFMGCLLGAAVGDAIGLPVEGLAPERAQRLFGPLTQHRLFLGRGFVSDDTAHALMTAQALVASGGEPERFGRELACRLRLWFLSLPPGVGLATARACLKLLVGFSYKNAGVFSAGNGPAMRAPIIGLFCAADPDDTRLRALVRVSTRLTHTDPQAEEGALAIARATTSSPFAARNERLPEGVASCASWGRPVSGYIVHTVAAALALTARHPDNLRDAVIETVALGGDTDTVAAIVGGLVGAWVGRDGIPTDWLAGLIEPWWSEQRIAKLARQCAEVAASRTPQRPDRNFWLATHTLLWPIVLFHGFRRLFPPY; translated from the coding sequence ATGGATGAAAACAAGTTTATGGGCTGTTTATTAGGAGCCGCGGTCGGGGATGCGATCGGGCTACCCGTCGAGGGCCTCGCCCCCGAGCGGGCGCAGCGGCTCTTTGGCCCGCTCACGCAGCACCGGCTTTTCTTGGGGCGTGGCTTTGTCAGCGACGATACCGCGCACGCTCTCATGACCGCCCAGGCGCTGGTTGCCTCGGGAGGCGAGCCCGAGCGCTTTGGCCGGGAGCTGGCGTGCCGTCTACGGCTCTGGTTTCTGAGCCTGCCGCCCGGCGTGGGCCTCGCCACGGCGCGTGCCTGCCTGAAGCTGCTGGTGGGCTTCTCCTACAAAAACGCCGGCGTCTTCTCCGCAGGCAACGGCCCGGCGATGCGCGCCCCGATTATCGGGCTGTTCTGCGCCGCCGATCCCGACGACACCCGCCTGCGTGCCCTCGTGCGTGTCTCCACCCGCCTCACCCACACCGACCCCCAGGCCGAAGAAGGCGCCCTCGCCATTGCCAGAGCAACCACTTCCTCCCCCTTCGCAGCGAGGAACGAGCGATTGCCGGAGGGGGTAGCGAGCTGTGCGAGCTGGGGGAGGCCGGTCTCTGGCTACATCGTCCACACCGTTGCAGCCGCGCTCGCGCTCACCGCACGCCACCCCGACAATCTTCGCGACGCTGTGATCGAGACAGTGGCCTTGGGCGGCGACACCGACACCGTGGCCGCGATTGTGGGCGGGCTGGTCGGGGCATGGGTGGGCCGCGACGGCATCCCCACCGACTGGCTCGCCGGCTTGATCGAGCCGTGGTGGAGCGAGCAGCGCATCGCGAAGCTCGCCCGCCAGTGCGCCGAGGTCGCCGCCAGCCGCACCCCCCAGCGCCCCGACCGGAATTTCTGGCTGGCGACCCACACCCTCCTCTGGCCCATCGTCCTCTTCCACGGCTTCCGGCGGCTCTTTCCTCCCTACTAG
- a CDS encoding HAD family hydrolase has product MLSKPAAILLDIDNTVYAYAPCHEAGLKAAFLVSELSDEAEFRAAYAEAREQAKHAIADTGAAHCRLLYFKRLLENRLGRTAPTASLALYKAYWDGYHAAMQLDPGVRELLSLWRDAGVPTAWVTDFTTEQQLRKLQTLSIADSVTYLVTAEEVGAVKPDPRGVDEALARFGIAPGPGVWFIGDDPKRDRGVAEARGLTFLWRDRTDKGFWDRLHAATKW; this is encoded by the coding sequence ATGCTCTCTAAGCCCGCCGCGATCTTGCTGGATATCGACAACACGGTCTATGCCTACGCGCCCTGCCACGAAGCAGGCCTGAAGGCAGCGTTTCTCGTGAGTGAGCTCTCCGACGAAGCAGAGTTTCGGGCGGCCTACGCCGAGGCGCGGGAGCAGGCAAAGCACGCCATCGCCGATACGGGCGCGGCGCACTGCCGCTTGCTCTACTTCAAGCGCTTGCTGGAGAACCGGCTGGGGCGCACGGCACCTACGGCGAGCCTGGCGCTCTACAAGGCCTACTGGGACGGCTACCACGCGGCGATGCAGCTCGATCCGGGCGTGCGTGAGCTGCTCTCCCTCTGGCGCGATGCCGGCGTCCCGACCGCGTGGGTCACGGACTTCACCACCGAGCAGCAGCTCCGCAAGCTCCAGACCCTGAGTATCGCGGATTCTGTGACCTATCTTGTCACGGCGGAGGAAGTGGGGGCCGTCAAGCCCGACCCACGCGGCGTCGATGAGGCTCTCGCGCGGTTTGGGATCGCCCCCGGCCCCGGTGTCTGGTTTATCGGCGATGACCCCAAGCGCGACCGAGGTGTCGCCGAGGCACGCGGCCTGACCTTTCTCTGGCGGGACCGCACCGATAAGGGCTTTTGGGACAGGCTACATGCCGCCACAAAATGGTAG
- a CDS encoding glycosyltransferase family 2 protein, with protein MDDSLPLSIVLPCYNEAGNLPKIYAVLSEILTHQPGVEVLLVNNGSTDRSAAVFAELQATHTLPIRVVEIAQNQGYGHGILTGVRAARGEFIAWSHADLQTDPRDILAAYEKLLQSAHPEKTVVKGRRKNRPLVDEFFTAGMAWLSSAALGQWLHDINAQPKLFPRSFVPLLDHAPTDFSLDLFFLYEAKTRGYTVLEQEVVFGKREHGEAKGGGTMKGKVKLIKRTLAYIFALRRTLKTSHGNRRTSHQHH; from the coding sequence ATGGATGACTCCCTCCCACTAAGTATCGTGCTTCCCTGCTACAACGAGGCGGGGAACCTGCCCAAGATCTACGCCGTGCTGAGCGAGATTCTCACGCACCAGCCCGGTGTTGAGGTCTTGCTGGTCAATAACGGCTCCACGGACCGCTCCGCCGCGGTCTTTGCGGAGCTCCAGGCGACCCACACGCTCCCCATTCGGGTGGTCGAGATCGCCCAGAACCAGGGCTACGGCCACGGGATTCTCACGGGAGTCCGCGCCGCGCGGGGGGAGTTTATCGCCTGGTCCCACGCCGACCTGCAGACCGACCCACGCGATATCCTCGCCGCCTACGAGAAGCTACTCCAGAGCGCACACCCCGAGAAGACCGTGGTCAAGGGCCGCCGCAAGAACCGGCCGCTCGTCGACGAGTTCTTCACCGCGGGGATGGCCTGGCTCTCCAGCGCGGCGCTGGGGCAGTGGCTCCACGACATCAACGCCCAGCCCAAGCTCTTCCCACGCAGTTTTGTCCCCCTCCTCGACCACGCCCCCACGGACTTCTCGCTCGACCTGTTCTTCCTCTACGAAGCCAAGACACGCGGCTACACGGTCCTTGAGCAAGAGGTTGTCTTTGGAAAGCGGGAGCACGGCGAGGCCAAGGGCGGCGGGACGATGAAGGGCAAGGTCAAGCTCATCAAGCGCACCCTCGCCTATATCTTCGCGCTCCGCAGAACACTCAAAACCAGCCATGGAAATCGTCGTACATCGCATCAACACCATTGA
- a CDS encoding NTP transferase domain-containing protein, producing the protein MQIVIPLSGQGSRFQRAGYTALKPLIEVEGMPMIEHVVRMFPGESDFLFICGQDALETIPALRPTLERLAPQGKIVGIAPHKRGPVWAALQAAAWIKDDQPVVLNYTDFSVGWDYADFKATMERENPAGCVTAYRGFHPHSLGPNLYAYLRHDEATLQMREIQEKHCFTENRLQEFASSGTYYFRSGALLKATFHEAVERDLSTNGEFYASMPFNLLVEKDEPVRVYELEHFLQWGTPEDLEEYLAWSRYFSHYAEKDGWAPELAEMPGTNLIPMAGAGMRFAQEGYKVAKPLVPVDGTPMIARALRSLPAAKHWIAACRTEHLTSSCLAEYMGQDGRNLTLLPVETLTEGQACTCLLAREQIDPEAPLLIAPCDAAFVYDALHYDMLTRSASGPDCLIWTFQNHPHANRNPKQYGWVALDETTGNAKTVLCKQAPDGDIRQAHGVIGAFWFRKAKYFFAAADALIAQNLRVNGEFYVDSSINLLLEQGHTAQVFPVEHYLCFGVPDDVRTYDYWAGYFAQRARA; encoded by the coding sequence ATGCAAATCGTAATTCCCCTCTCCGGCCAGGGTAGCCGTTTTCAGCGCGCGGGCTACACGGCGCTCAAGCCGCTGATCGAGGTCGAGGGCATGCCCATGATCGAGCATGTCGTGCGGATGTTCCCCGGCGAGAGCGACTTTCTGTTTATCTGTGGCCAAGATGCCCTGGAGACCATCCCTGCGCTCCGCCCGACCCTGGAGCGCCTCGCCCCCCAGGGCAAGATTGTCGGGATCGCGCCGCATAAGCGCGGCCCGGTCTGGGCGGCCCTGCAAGCGGCGGCATGGATCAAGGACGACCAGCCCGTGGTGCTGAACTACACGGACTTCTCGGTGGGCTGGGACTACGCGGACTTTAAAGCCACGATGGAGCGCGAGAACCCCGCCGGCTGTGTCACCGCCTACCGCGGCTTCCACCCCCACTCCCTCGGGCCGAATCTCTACGCCTATCTGCGCCACGACGAAGCCACGCTCCAGATGCGGGAGATTCAGGAGAAGCACTGCTTCACCGAAAACCGCCTGCAGGAGTTTGCATCGTCGGGGACCTACTACTTCCGCTCCGGGGCGCTGCTCAAGGCGACGTTCCATGAGGCGGTCGAGCGCGACCTGAGCACCAACGGCGAGTTCTACGCCAGCATGCCCTTTAATCTCCTGGTCGAGAAAGACGAGCCCGTGCGGGTCTACGAGCTAGAGCACTTTCTCCAGTGGGGCACCCCCGAGGACCTGGAAGAGTACCTGGCGTGGTCGCGCTACTTTAGCCACTACGCCGAGAAAGACGGCTGGGCGCCCGAGCTCGCGGAGATGCCTGGCACCAATCTTATCCCCATGGCCGGCGCGGGGATGCGCTTTGCCCAGGAGGGCTACAAGGTCGCCAAGCCGCTCGTGCCGGTCGATGGGACTCCCATGATTGCCCGTGCCCTGCGCTCGCTGCCCGCCGCCAAGCACTGGATCGCCGCCTGCCGCACCGAGCACCTGACCAGCTCTTGCCTGGCGGAGTACATGGGCCAGGACGGCCGCAACCTGACACTCCTGCCGGTCGAGACACTCACCGAGGGGCAGGCCTGCACCTGCCTGCTAGCGCGCGAGCAGATCGACCCGGAGGCACCGCTGCTGATCGCCCCCTGCGATGCCGCCTTTGTCTACGATGCCCTGCACTACGACATGCTGACCCGCAGCGCCAGCGGCCCGGACTGCCTGATCTGGACCTTCCAGAACCACCCGCACGCCAACCGCAACCCCAAACAGTACGGCTGGGTGGCGCTCGATGAGACCACCGGCAACGCCAAGACGGTCCTCTGCAAGCAGGCCCCCGACGGCGACATTCGGCAGGCGCACGGGGTGATCGGGGCGTTCTGGTTTAGGAAAGCCAAGTACTTCTTCGCCGCCGCCGATGCGCTGATCGCCCAGAACCTGCGGGTCAACGGCGAGTTCTATGTGGACTCCAGCATCAATCTATTGTTAGAGCAAGGCCACACCGCGCAGGTCTTCCCCGTGGAGCACTACCTCTGCTTCGGGGTCCCCGACGATGTGCGCACCTACGACTACTGGGCGGGCTACTTCGCCCAGCGAGCCCGAGCCTAG